A window of the Bacteriovorax sp. PP10 genome harbors these coding sequences:
- a CDS encoding FecR domain-containing protein, with translation MKFFSLILCILFAFNVSASGFLPIANIVKIHGEAFINKEVVAEGAEVAQGMEIKIPKKGDYIIVKFQNGHKVRFTEATVKVEELTEKITLLTLIKGQVHTFVNKLTKDEKFSVKTKYASFAVRGTKFGVSIDDKKKQAYLCVCEGVVNTTQNKMSVDVKKDEDIWVGLNAKKLIVKQSTAQMQNMTSQIIDEMDQL, from the coding sequence ATGAAATTCTTTAGTTTAATCTTGTGCATTTTATTTGCTTTTAATGTGAGTGCCAGTGGATTTCTTCCAATTGCTAATATTGTAAAGATTCATGGGGAAGCTTTCATCAATAAAGAAGTTGTTGCCGAGGGAGCGGAAGTTGCTCAGGGAATGGAAATTAAAATTCCTAAAAAAGGCGACTACATCATTGTAAAATTTCAAAACGGTCACAAAGTTAGATTTACAGAAGCGACAGTTAAAGTAGAGGAGCTAACTGAAAAAATCACTCTACTTACTTTAATTAAAGGACAAGTTCATACTTTCGTTAACAAACTTACCAAAGATGAAAAGTTTTCAGTGAAAACAAAATACGCATCGTTTGCTGTGCGCGGGACTAAGTTTGGTGTGAGTATTGATGATAAGAAAAAGCAGGCCTACTTATGTGTTTGCGAAGGCGTGGTGAACACGACTCAAAATAAAATGTCTGTCGATGTTAAAAAGGATGAAGATATTTGGGTTGGCCTTAATGCAAAAAAGCTAATTGTAAAACAGTCCACAGCACAGATGCAAAATATGACCAGTCAGATTATCGACGAAATGGATCAACTCTAG